One genomic window of Niveibacterium sp. SC-1 includes the following:
- the hrpA gene encoding ATP-dependent RNA helicase HrpA, with protein sequence MSASLLELVLSADRPVLRRQLRALNQRTDTLAQLPEGLRAKFEKSIATRARRREGLPKPTFPEELPVSARRGEIAQAIRDHQVVIVCGETGSGKTTQLPKICLELGRGEAGLIGHTQPRRIAARATATRVAQELGSELGQTVGFKIRFTDQTSAQSYVKLMTDGILLAETTGDPQLSAYDTIIIDEAHERSLNIDFLLGYLRQLLPKRPDLKLIVTSATLDAERFAQHFAIGGKPAPVIEVSGRLYPIEMRYRPVEPEDEVARGGPAPRAGVRESRRAEEKAKKDLYEAIVDAVDEAHSAGPGDVLVFLPGEREIREAAEALRKHHPPHTEILPLFARQSAAEQARVFGGHKGRRVVLSTNVAETSLTVPGIRYVVDTGLARMNRYSVRNKVELLQVEKIAQSAAKQRAGRCGRVSDGICFRLYDEEDFSRRPEHTDPEILRSSLAGVILRMKSLKLGAVEEFPFIDAPSPRMVTDGYQLLQELGAMDEAKELTPIGRELAKLPLDPKIGRMILGARDRGALREVLVIAAALSVQDPRERPPESTGAADQAHAKFRSHPSEGKEEPKSEFLWYWNLWRAFDEVWKHETSSKQKAWCKQHFLSWLRMREWRDIHSQLHSLCAEHDWKESEKPAGYEAIHKALLTGLLGHIGVRVEDATGPAVGSYLGARGIKFWPHPGSYLAKKAGKWIMAAELIDTSRLFARCIARIEPEWVEEVGAHLLKKSSYEPHWEKRYGAVRAWERGVLHGITLYPRRAVPYDDIDPALCRELLIREGLVQAEVEEGALRAMGFLQHNRKLVAEIERLEHKMRRPDVLVDEALIYAFYDSLLPADVTDLRAFDAWRKKAERENAKLLHLERDQLMRHEAAGVTSDRFPATFGVLGQKLKLTYLHQPGDAEDGVTLTVPLAMLNQIPANRCEWLVPGLLEEKVVALLKTVPQKHRHRLQPISESARDFMVLFDENEFDTDEPLLRVLQRFVEERISLKLELASFRPENLNPHCFMNFRVIDEHGRVLGQSRNLPELRTRWRDEVTSAFKGAQLAAPSSPMVAALRKAGAAKAEPAETTTNAPATAASEPVDAAPAAPTPELKGLTTWSFGELPELLEVKVGNRQVIGFPALQDDGASVSLVACDTEDEAARVHRKGLARLFALELAAQVKAVEKLPGLRELSLQFMPYGTEAELKQQLVVATLERCCLMAPLPATQAQFAQRAQEAKPRITLVAQEVMRIATSLIAEHTALNKRLAGIKQWPDVLADMQAQAARLMPKNFLVAHLWERLTQVPRYLKAAAVRVDKLRANVSRDAQLMAEWKSLAQPFEREALAKAKAGVNDPSLEDFRWMLEELRVGLFAQELKTPMPVSVKRLQKIWDSRPR encoded by the coding sequence ATGTCCGCCTCGCTTCTCGAACTCGTCCTCTCCGCAGACCGCCCCGTGCTTCGCCGCCAGTTGCGTGCGCTCAACCAGCGCACGGACACGCTGGCGCAGTTGCCCGAGGGACTGCGCGCGAAGTTCGAGAAGTCGATCGCGACACGCGCGCGGCGGCGCGAGGGCTTGCCCAAGCCCACGTTCCCCGAAGAACTGCCGGTCAGCGCGCGGCGCGGGGAGATCGCGCAGGCGATCCGCGATCACCAGGTGGTGATCGTCTGTGGCGAGACCGGTTCGGGCAAGACCACGCAGCTGCCCAAAATCTGCCTGGAGCTGGGGCGAGGCGAAGCAGGGCTCATCGGCCACACCCAGCCGCGGCGGATCGCCGCACGTGCCACTGCGACCCGCGTCGCGCAGGAGCTGGGCAGCGAGCTGGGGCAGACGGTCGGTTTCAAGATCCGCTTCACCGACCAGACCAGCGCGCAGAGCTACGTGAAGCTGATGACCGACGGCATCCTGCTGGCGGAAACCACCGGCGATCCGCAGCTCTCCGCCTACGACACGATCATCATCGACGAGGCGCACGAGCGCAGCCTCAACATCGACTTCCTGCTCGGCTATCTGCGCCAGCTCCTGCCGAAGCGGCCGGATCTGAAGCTGATCGTCACCTCGGCGACTCTGGACGCGGAACGCTTTGCGCAGCACTTCGCGATTGGTGGCAAGCCGGCGCCGGTGATCGAAGTCTCCGGCCGGCTCTATCCGATCGAGATGCGCTATCGGCCGGTCGAGCCGGAGGACGAAGTGGCCCGTGGCGGACCTGCGCCGAGGGCCGGCGTGCGCGAATCGCGGCGCGCCGAGGAGAAGGCCAAGAAGGATCTCTACGAGGCGATCGTCGACGCGGTCGACGAAGCGCACTCGGCCGGTCCCGGCGACGTGCTGGTCTTCCTGCCCGGCGAGCGCGAGATCCGCGAGGCCGCCGAGGCGCTGCGCAAGCACCATCCGCCGCACACCGAGATCCTGCCGCTCTTCGCGCGCCAGTCGGCGGCGGAGCAGGCGCGGGTCTTCGGTGGCCACAAGGGGCGGCGCGTGGTGCTCTCCACCAACGTGGCCGAGACCTCGCTCACCGTGCCGGGCATCCGCTACGTGGTCGACACGGGCCTGGCGCGGATGAACCGCTATTCGGTGCGCAACAAGGTCGAGCTCTTGCAGGTTGAGAAGATCGCGCAGTCGGCCGCCAAGCAGCGCGCCGGTCGTTGCGGGCGCGTCTCGGACGGCATCTGTTTCCGCCTCTATGACGAAGAGGATTTCAGCCGCCGGCCCGAACACACCGATCCGGAAATCCTGCGCTCCTCGCTCGCCGGCGTGATCCTGCGCATGAAGTCGCTCAAGCTCGGCGCGGTCGAAGAATTCCCCTTCATCGATGCGCCCAGCCCGCGCATGGTCACCGACGGCTACCAGCTCCTGCAGGAACTGGGCGCGATGGACGAGGCCAAGGAGCTCACGCCGATCGGGCGCGAGCTCGCCAAGTTGCCGCTGGACCCGAAGATCGGCCGCATGATCCTGGGCGCCCGCGATCGTGGCGCGCTGCGCGAAGTGTTGGTGATCGCCGCCGCGCTCTCGGTGCAGGACCCGCGCGAGCGTCCGCCGGAGTCCACCGGCGCGGCCGACCAGGCGCATGCGAAATTCCGTTCGCATCCCTCCGAGGGCAAGGAGGAGCCGAAGTCCGAGTTCCTCTGGTACTGGAACCTGTGGCGCGCCTTCGACGAGGTCTGGAAGCACGAGACGTCCAGCAAGCAGAAGGCGTGGTGCAAGCAGCACTTCCTCTCCTGGCTGCGCATGCGCGAGTGGCGCGACATCCACAGCCAGCTGCACAGCCTCTGCGCCGAGCACGACTGGAAGGAGAGCGAGAAGCCTGCGGGCTACGAGGCGATCCACAAGGCGCTGCTCACCGGTCTCCTTGGCCACATCGGCGTGCGGGTCGAGGACGCGACCGGACCGGCCGTAGGTTCGTACCTCGGCGCGCGCGGCATCAAGTTCTGGCCGCATCCGGGGTCCTACCTCGCCAAGAAGGCGGGCAAGTGGATCATGGCCGCGGAGCTGATCGACACCTCGCGGCTCTTTGCGCGCTGCATCGCGCGCATCGAGCCGGAATGGGTCGAGGAGGTCGGCGCCCACCTGCTCAAGAAGAGCAGCTACGAGCCGCACTGGGAGAAGCGCTACGGTGCCGTGCGTGCCTGGGAGCGCGGCGTGCTCCACGGCATCACGCTCTATCCGCGGCGCGCCGTGCCCTATGACGACATCGATCCCGCGTTGTGCCGCGAGCTGCTGATCCGCGAAGGTTTGGTGCAGGCCGAGGTGGAGGAGGGCGCGCTGCGCGCGATGGGCTTCCTCCAGCACAACCGCAAGCTGGTGGCGGAGATCGAGCGCCTGGAGCACAAGATGCGCCGGCCCGACGTGCTGGTGGACGAGGCGCTCATCTACGCCTTCTACGATTCGCTGCTACCGGCCGACGTGACCGACCTGCGCGCCTTCGACGCCTGGCGCAAGAAGGCGGAGCGCGAGAACGCGAAGCTCCTGCACCTGGAGCGCGACCAGCTGATGCGCCACGAAGCGGCCGGCGTCACCAGCGATCGTTTCCCGGCGACTTTCGGCGTGCTCGGGCAGAAGCTCAAGCTCACTTACCTGCACCAGCCGGGCGACGCGGAAGACGGCGTCACGCTCACCGTGCCGCTGGCGATGCTCAACCAGATTCCCGCGAACCGTTGCGAATGGCTGGTGCCGGGCTTGCTGGAGGAGAAGGTCGTCGCGCTGCTCAAGACCGTGCCGCAGAAGCATCGCCATCGCCTGCAGCCGATCTCGGAGAGCGCGCGCGACTTCATGGTGTTGTTCGACGAGAACGAGTTCGACACTGACGAGCCGCTGCTGCGCGTGCTGCAGCGTTTCGTCGAGGAGCGCATCTCGCTCAAGCTGGAACTCGCCAGCTTCCGGCCGGAGAACCTCAACCCGCACTGCTTCATGAACTTCCGCGTGATCGACGAGCACGGCCGCGTGCTCGGCCAGTCGCGCAACCTGCCCGAGCTGCGCACCCGCTGGCGTGATGAGGTGACGAGTGCCTTCAAGGGCGCGCAGCTCGCTGCACCGTCGAGTCCGATGGTCGCTGCGCTGCGCAAGGCCGGGGCCGCGAAGGCGGAGCCTGCGGAAACCACTACGAACGCGCCCGCGACTGCAGCGAGCGAGCCGGTCGACGCGGCGCCGGCCGCGCCGACTCCCGAACTCAAGGGCCTCACCACCTGGAGTTTCGGCGAGCTGCCCGAGCTGCTGGAGGTGAAGGTCGGCAACCGCCAAGTGATCGGCTTCCCTGCCTTGCAGGATGACGGCGCCAGCGTGAGCCTGGTCGCCTGCGACACCGAGGACGAGGCGGCGCGCGTGCATCGCAAGGGCTTGGCGCGGCTCTTCGCGCTGGAACTCGCGGCCCAGGTCAAGGCGGTGGAAAAGCTGCCCGGCCTGCGCGAGCTCTCGCTGCAGTTCATGCCCTACGGCACCGAGGCCGAACTCAAGCAGCAACTGGTGGTGGCGACACTGGAGCGTTGCTGCCTGATGGCGCCGCTGCCGGCCACGCAGGCGCAATTCGCGCAGCGGGCGCAGGAAGCCAAGCCACGCATCACCCTGGTGGCGCAGGAGGTGATGCGCATCGCGACCAGCCTGATCGCCGAGCACACGGCGCTCAACAAGCGGCTCGCCGGCATCAAGCAATGGCCGGACGTGCTGGCGGACATGCAGGCGCAGGCGGCGCGCCTGATGCCGAAGAACTTCCTCGTCGCGCATCTGTGGGAACGCCTGACGCAGGTGCCGCGTTACCTCAAGGCCGCTGCGGTTCGCGTCGACAAGCTGCGCGCCAACGTGAGCCGGGACGCCCAGTTGATGGCGGAGTGGAAGAGCCTCGCCCAGCCTTTCGAGCGCGAGGCGCTCGCCAAGGCGAAAGCCGGGGTGAACGATCCGTCGTTGGAGGACTTCCGCTGGATGCTCGAAGAGTTGCGGGTCGGGCTTTTCGCGCAGGAACTCAAGACCCCGATGCCGGTGAGCGTGAAGCGCCTGCAGAAGATCTGGGACAGCCGGCCGCGCTGA
- a CDS encoding tetratricopeptide repeat protein, whose protein sequence is MTRKRAPPRHAVASPGATGGSTLDAPPADPPPAGKPRKLSIGKLSFLGVEIGPIELPLPARWGLGRSLAALAVLALLGLGTGLLLVRGPLSEARTALRMVRYDLARDALARLPAWMAWWPEVARSERKIRLGLDFYAKSLDHEALGAELRRQRAAAPADPDLMVLEANYRLAQGQPDFAQVRVLADSARQLDPQLAEAWFLLGMEDDLGGNSSEAIAHYRKAVEQAPESPQYRGNLARALLDSGARDEAIAQYSQIDAYPLARLEQALGEWSAGEWGRARQAQRDALQMLDDARLMDNYFNRRAWLFALAETGVRLSASADKRCYALLGEAASSLLGGETQTVFPPAACKDPAPEIAQLVAHDLCRYVAAAHAGQVAVVAQLRQALRLAPACPELAAETGTSPTSATGGST, encoded by the coding sequence TTGACCCGGAAGCGCGCGCCGCCACGCCACGCGGTGGCAAGTCCGGGGGCCACCGGGGGCTCGACCCTTGATGCGCCCCCTGCCGATCCTCCCCCGGCGGGCAAGCCGCGCAAGCTCTCGATCGGCAAACTGTCTTTCCTCGGCGTGGAAATCGGCCCGATCGAGCTCCCGCTTCCTGCGCGCTGGGGCTTGGGCCGCAGCCTCGCCGCGCTGGCGGTGCTCGCGCTGCTGGGCTTGGGCACCGGTCTGCTGCTGGTGCGCGGTCCGCTGTCCGAAGCGCGCACGGCACTGCGCATGGTGCGCTACGACCTGGCGCGCGACGCGCTAGCCCGGTTGCCGGCCTGGATGGCTTGGTGGCCAGAAGTCGCGCGGAGCGAGCGGAAGATCCGCCTGGGCCTGGATTTCTACGCGAAATCGCTGGACCACGAAGCCTTGGGTGCGGAGCTGCGCCGCCAGCGCGCGGCCGCCCCGGCGGATCCGGATCTCATGGTTCTGGAAGCCAACTACCGGCTCGCCCAGGGTCAGCCCGACTTCGCCCAAGTGCGGGTGTTGGCCGACTCGGCCAGGCAACTCGACCCGCAACTAGCGGAAGCCTGGTTCCTGCTCGGCATGGAGGATGACCTCGGCGGTAACTCAAGCGAGGCCATCGCGCACTATCGCAAGGCGGTGGAGCAGGCTCCAGAGTCGCCCCAGTACCGGGGCAACCTGGCGCGTGCCCTGCTGGACTCCGGCGCGCGGGACGAGGCGATTGCGCAGTACAGCCAGATCGACGCCTACCCGCTGGCCCGCCTCGAACAGGCCCTGGGCGAGTGGAGCGCCGGTGAGTGGGGCAGGGCCCGCCAGGCGCAACGCGACGCCTTGCAGATGCTGGACGACGCGCGCCTCATGGACAACTACTTCAACCGCCGCGCCTGGCTCTTCGCGCTCGCCGAAACCGGCGTGCGCCTGAGCGCGTCGGCCGACAAGCGTTGCTATGCCCTGCTTGGCGAGGCGGCCTCGTCCCTGCTTGGCGGCGAGACGCAGACCGTCTTTCCTCCCGCAGCCTGCAAGGACCCGGCCCCCGAGATCGCGCAGCTGGTGGCGCATGACCTGTGCCGCTACGTGGCCGCCGCGCATGCCGGACAGGTCGCGGTGGTGGCGCAGCTGCGCCAGGCGCTGAGGCTCGCGCCGGCCTGTCCGGAACTGGCCGCGGAAACGGGCACCTCTCCAACGAGCGCGACGGGAGGGTCGACATGA
- a CDS encoding caspase family protein, whose product MSARLLCGFLHRLSFALVLLLPCAAAPNVRAEEVPGAPLPRLETGMHTAVIKRIAADAMGRWAVTVSEDKTARIWELSTGKLLRVLRPPQGSGNEGKLYSAAMSPDGSLVAVGGWTQFKGGRGEAPGYRIYLLDRASGHLLRRIGALPSVINHLAWSPDGRWLAASVGATGGVHVFKVANGAETGRDTDYGDDSYSVHFSADGQRLVTTSYDGRLRLYAVAQGTLRRLAVVTPLGDDKPYAARFSPDGRLVAVSYRDKGALLVLDAGSLALVARPDVSGIDGNLSSIAWSDDGRQLYAGGPAHVSHRNPVRRWQVGSWSRYDDIPVANDTLTDLAPLPGGKLLFATAEPTWGVLDRDGRLTARQASALADFRDQRDFFGLSADARRVRFGYDTGGAGASNMDVPSRALGADDPSLASARTQADGLRIEHWKNDERPTLNGRPLALNPGEQARSLAISADGQRFVLGTDWSLRMYDRAGELIWSRDTPGAAWDVNLSQDGRFVVAGYGDGSIRWHLVADGAPVLAFFPHADRKRWIAWTPEGFYTASGPDAEALMGYHLNRGADREGEFVSARQLREIFYQPGLISARLDAQGDALMAGAVSRLGDVRKLLAGNRALPPEVELLSPGETTGNETVTVKVRVKDQGGGIGDLVFYVDGQPDTGRQAGPIGADRTASRTFTLPPGKRRIEVAARTPNGVEGSRRLVLATLTGPSRDTALHILAVGVEHYQQPDLALGYSVADAQSIADEFATRAKPLFRRGVTRRVLRDDEASLAGIERAFADIRTRLQPQDTLVIFLAGHGEAPIGKGYTFLPWDFRRGAAGDAGEGLSEARLRRLMAGAPAQTLLLLDTCDAGGAVEMMEGAYDRLNNVSKQVVIGASRRFQLAREGFEGHGVFTAALLHVLQSPPRDEADRLLRVTDLRADVDREVRRILRTMGASEQQRVSGFLGSADFPLVMR is encoded by the coding sequence ATGAGCGCCCGACTCCTGTGCGGATTCCTGCACCGACTCAGCTTCGCGCTGGTACTCCTCCTGCCCTGCGCGGCAGCCCCGAATGTGCGGGCCGAGGAAGTGCCCGGCGCGCCGCTTCCCCGCCTGGAGACGGGCATGCATACGGCGGTCATCAAGCGCATCGCCGCCGACGCCATGGGACGCTGGGCGGTGACCGTCTCGGAGGACAAGACGGCGCGCATCTGGGAGCTCTCCACCGGCAAGCTCCTGCGGGTACTGCGCCCGCCACAAGGCAGCGGCAACGAGGGCAAGCTCTATTCCGCCGCGATGTCCCCGGACGGCAGCCTCGTGGCGGTGGGCGGCTGGACGCAGTTCAAGGGCGGCCGCGGCGAAGCGCCCGGGTACAGGATCTACCTGCTGGACCGCGCGAGCGGCCATCTGCTGCGGCGGATCGGGGCTTTGCCCAGCGTGATCAACCATCTCGCCTGGTCGCCCGACGGGCGCTGGCTCGCAGCGAGCGTGGGCGCGACTGGCGGCGTGCATGTCTTCAAGGTGGCCAACGGCGCGGAAACCGGCCGCGACACCGACTACGGCGACGACTCGTACAGCGTCCACTTCAGCGCCGACGGCCAGCGCCTCGTGACCACCAGCTACGACGGCAGGCTCAGGCTTTATGCCGTCGCGCAAGGAACGCTCCGGCGCCTCGCGGTCGTCACGCCGCTCGGCGACGACAAGCCCTACGCGGCGCGCTTCTCCCCCGACGGCCGCCTCGTCGCCGTCAGCTACAGGGACAAGGGTGCGCTGCTCGTCCTCGACGCGGGCAGTCTTGCCCTCGTCGCGCGCCCCGATGTCTCGGGCATCGACGGCAACCTGAGCAGCATCGCCTGGAGCGATGACGGGCGGCAGCTCTACGCGGGTGGCCCCGCGCACGTCTCCCACCGCAATCCGGTGCGTCGCTGGCAAGTGGGTTCGTGGTCCCGCTACGACGACATTCCCGTGGCGAACGACACGCTCACGGATCTGGCCCCCCTCCCCGGTGGAAAGCTCCTCTTCGCCACGGCGGAACCCACCTGGGGTGTACTCGACCGGGACGGCAGGCTCACCGCCCGCCAAGCCAGCGCGCTGGCAGACTTCCGCGATCAGCGGGATTTTTTCGGCCTCTCCGCCGACGCGCGCCGCGTCCGCTTCGGCTACGACACGGGCGGCGCCGGCGCCTCGAACATGGACGTACCCAGTCGCGCGCTGGGTGCCGACGATCCGAGCCTCGCCAGTGCCAGGACGCAAGCAGATGGGCTCCGGATCGAGCACTGGAAGAACGACGAACGGCCCACCCTCAATGGTCGTCCGCTCGCGCTGAATCCCGGAGAGCAGGCACGCAGCCTGGCCATCAGCGCGGATGGCCAACGCTTCGTGCTGGGCACGGACTGGTCCCTGCGCATGTATGACCGCGCGGGCGAGCTCATCTGGTCGCGCGACACGCCGGGCGCCGCCTGGGACGTCAATCTGAGCCAGGACGGCCGCTTCGTCGTCGCGGGCTACGGCGATGGCAGCATCCGCTGGCATCTTGTCGCCGACGGCGCACCGGTACTCGCCTTCTTCCCCCATGCCGACCGCAAGCGCTGGATCGCCTGGACGCCCGAGGGCTTCTACACGGCCTCCGGCCCCGACGCCGAGGCCTTGATGGGCTACCACCTCAATCGTGGCGCCGACAGGGAGGGCGAGTTTGTCAGCGCCCGGCAGCTGCGCGAGATCTTCTATCAGCCCGGCCTCATCAGTGCCCGCCTCGATGCGCAGGGAGATGCGCTGATGGCCGGGGCAGTCAGCCGGCTGGGCGACGTACGCAAGTTGCTCGCGGGCAACCGCGCATTGCCGCCCGAGGTGGAACTGCTGAGCCCGGGCGAAACCACGGGCAACGAAACCGTCACCGTCAAGGTGCGGGTCAAGGACCAGGGCGGCGGTATCGGCGACCTGGTCTTCTATGTCGACGGTCAGCCCGACACGGGGCGACAGGCCGGCCCCATCGGCGCGGACCGCACCGCGAGCCGCACCTTCACGCTGCCACCCGGCAAACGCCGCATCGAAGTCGCGGCGCGCACGCCCAACGGCGTGGAGGGCTCGCGCCGGCTGGTGCTGGCTACGCTGACCGGACCCTCCCGCGATACCGCCCTGCACATCCTCGCGGTGGGCGTGGAGCACTACCAGCAGCCCGACCTGGCGCTCGGTTACAGCGTCGCCGACGCCCAGAGCATCGCCGACGAATTCGCGACGCGCGCCAAGCCGCTGTTCCGCCGTGGCGTGACACGTCGCGTGCTGCGGGATGACGAAGCCAGCCTTGCCGGCATAGAACGCGCCTTCGCCGACATCCGCACACGGCTGCAGCCGCAGGACACGCTGGTGATCTTCCTCGCCGGCCATGGCGAAGCGCCGATCGGCAAGGGCTACACCTTCCTGCCCTGGGACTTCCGCCGCGGTGCCGCGGGGGACGCCGGGGAAGGCCTCAGCGAAGCGCGCCTGCGCCGCCTGATGGCCGGCGCGCCGGCCCAGACCCTGTTGCTACTGGATACCTGCGACGCAGGCGGCGCGGTCGAGATGATGGAAGGCGCCTACGACCGCCTCAACAACGTGAGCAAGCAGGTGGTGATCGGCGCGAGCCGGCGCTTCCAGCTCGCACGCGAAGGCTTCGAAGGCCACGGGGTGTTTACCGCGGCGCTGCTGCATGTCCTGCAGAGTCCGCCGCGGGACGAGGCGGACCGCCTGCTGCGCGTGACCGACCTGCGCGCCGACGTGGACAGGGAAGTCCGGCGCATCCTGCGCACCATGGGCGCGAGCGAGCAGCAGCGCGTTTCCGGTTTCCTGGGCAGCGCGGACTTCCCGCTCGTGATGCGCTAG